CCCGGTAACGCTCCCGCTCACCCCAGTGACCACCGACCTGCCTTCTGCCCACCGTTCCCTGCCGCTGCAGCGGCCCCGATTCCACCCCGGACCCGCGGGGTTCACGGAGATCCACACGATGAAACGGCTTCCACGCATTGAGCAGTACGGCCTGATCAGCGACATGCAGACCAGCGCCCACGTCTGCGATGACGGTTCGATCGACTGGCTGTGCCTGCCCCGCTTCGACTCGCCGGCCCCGTTCGCGGCCCTGGTCGGTTCGGAGAGGCACAGGGCATGGCGCATAGCCCCCGCCGCCTACCAGGAGGGCGCCGCGGCGAGCGCCGAGTGGCGCCATGTCGGCGAGTCCCTCGTGCTGGAGACGGTGTGGACGACCTCCTCCGGCAGCGTGACGGTCACCGACTTCATGCCGCCGCGCAACGGAGCGCCGCAGTACAGCCACATCGGGGTCATCGGATCCGCGCTCCTGCTGCAGCGGCTCGGCGCGGGTGCGCTTGCGGCCGAGGCGGACGTCCTCGTGGCGGCGAGTGCCTGATGAGCACGCTCGCCATCACGACCCTCGTCCTGCTCGCCCTCGCAGCCGTCGTCGCCGGAGCGGCAGCCTGGCTCACCCGTCGCCGCTGGCTCGCGGCACGACAGCAGGCACATCTCCTGGCCCGAGAACAGCGGGCCGCAGAGCAGGCCCTGGACCGGCTGGTCCACGAGGTGCTGCCGCAGATTCACAGGGCCGGCGGCCGGGTTGCTCCGCCGGTTCTGGCGCTGGAGCTGGCCGGCACCGCGGTCGGCGGGCGGCTTGAGCTCGTGGTCAAGGCCACCGTCGGACTCGCCCAGGCCATGGTGCGCGACATCCAGTACGCCGCGCACCAGGAGATCGAACAGGCCAAGAGGCGCGGAGCGGAGGAGCTGCGCCGTGTGCACACCGACGCGCAAGCGGAGATCGCCCGGGTGCAGGCGAACGCCGTACGGTCGACCGAGGCCGCGGTGCGCAGTGTGTCGTCGGCGCTGGTGGGCATGGCCGCTAGGACCAGCCGCAGGGTCAGCGAGGGGGTCCGGGAGCACCAGGACGACGCCGCCTTCGAGACGCTGGCTGGGATCGACCGCACCGTCCAGCAGACGCTGCTGGTCGCGCAGGGCTGGACGGTCCTGGCCGGCGGCAAGCTGACCCGGCACTGGACCACCACGACTCTGACCGATGTGGTGCGGGCCGCGATGGGGTACGTCGAGGACTACCAGCGGGTGGCACCGCAGGAGCTGCCCCTCGCCGTGAAGACCCGTGTCGTTGGGCCCGTGGTGCACACCCTCACTCTCCTGCTGGACAACGCGCTGCGGTTCTCCCCGCCGCAGTCCCGGGTCCACGTCTCCTTCGAGCAGGGCCACCACGGGGTCACCGTCATCGTGGACGACAGCGGCCTGCAGATGACGCCGGAGCAGCTCGACGAGGCACGGGACGTCCTCACCGGCCAGCGCACCGACGACATCACACAGCTCGGCGCCCTGCCCAAGACCGGCTTCCGGGTCGCCGCCGTCCTCGCTCGCGCCTACGGCTTCCGGGTCGATGTCCAGGCCCCCAACGCCCTGCTGGGCACCCGCGCGCTCCTCACCCTGCCCCAGGACCTCCTCACCACCGCGGCCGAGGCCGCACCCCCGCCCGCGCCGGCGCAGGCGCAGGCGCAGGCGGCTCACAGCGTCCCGCAGGGCGCGCTCGCCCCCGTCCCAGAGAGCCGTCTCGCACTGGCCCCGCCCGCGCCAGGACCGGAGCCCTTCCCGGCGCACCCGCCGGCAGAGGAGCGCCTCGCTGCGTTGGGCGCTACCGGGACGACGGCCAGCGGGCTGACACGGCGCCACCGGCGCGGCACCCCGGCGCCTGCTCCCGCCCGCCGCCCGGTCAACGCGGAGCCGGGACGCGCGAGCGTGATCGCCGCCTGGGCCCGCGGCACCCACGCGGCGCGCGCCGAACGTGACGCCGCCCCCTCCCCTACCCCTGACGAGCAAGGACACGAGGCATGAGCGAGAAGAACATCGGCTGGCTTCTGGAGCGCCTGGAGGAGACCGACGGCGTGGAGTACGCCGTACTCGTGGCGGCCGACGGCATGAGCCCGGACTACACGCCCCGACTCCCGCAGGAGCAGGCGGAGAAGATCGCCGCGATCACCTCGACGCTGTGGGCGGCGTCGCGGGCCTTCGACCGTGAGACCGGCGGCGGGGGCGTGCGCCAGTTCGTCATGGAGTCGGTCGGCCACATCTCCCTGCTCATCCCGGCCGGGGAGAACACGATGCTCGCCGTCCGCACGAGCAGCCCCAACGCCGACATCGGCGTGATCAGCGAGGCCGCCCTGCGGCTGGCGGGCAGCTTCGGCGACCAGCTGGGCGTCAAGACCCGGGTGACCAGCAGCGTGGAAGCACCGCCGGCATGAGCAGGCCGCGGCAGGATCCCGACCTGGTCAGGCCCTACGTCCGCACGGGCGGACGTACCCGCCCCAGCACGGACGTGCGCCTGGAGAGCGTGGTCTTCGCCGCGACCGGCACCCACCCCGGACTTAACGCCGACGGACGCCGCCTGCTGGCCCTGTTCGCCGGCGCCCGCGGCGGCGGTCTGGCCGTCGCCGAGATCGCCTCCGAACTCGCCCTGCCGCCCTCGACCACCCGCATCCTCGTCGCCGACCTCATCGGACTCGGACTGATGACCCTCGCCCAGGCCCAGGACGCCGACCGCCCGCCCGTCTCACTGATCGAAAGGGTCCTTCATGGCCTCCGCGCTCACGCCTGACCGGTTCGTCGCGCCGACGGTGACGGCGACCGCGAAGATCGTGGTCGCCGGAGCCTTCGGCGTGGGCAAGACCACCTTCGTCGGCAGCGTCTCCGAAGTGCCGCCCGTGCACATGGAAGAGACCATCACCCGGGCCAGCGCGCTGGTCGACGACCTGGCCCGCACGCCGCAGAAGTCCACCACCACCGTCGGCGTCGACTTCGGGCGCAAGCACCTCGGCGACGACCTGGTGCTGTACCTGTTCGGCACCCCGGGCCAGGCCCGGTTCCGGTTCTTGTGGGAGGAGCTGCTCGTCGGCGCCCTCGGCGCCCTGGTCCTGGTCGACCCCCGCGACCTGGACGCCTCCCACGAGATCCTCGCCCTCCTCGAAGAGGCCGAAGTGGCGTACGCGGTCGCGGTCAACCAGTTCGACGGCGCACCCCGCTACCCGCTCGCCGAGATCCACGAGGCGCTGGCACTGGAGGGACACACACCGCTGAGCGTGTGCGACGCCCGCGAGCGGGCGTCGTGCATGCAGGCCCTGATCCAGCTCACCGAATACCTCGCACGTTTGGAGCCCCGACCGTGAGCACCACGACCCCGCGCATCTGCCTGTACGAGCCGGACTTCGCCCAGGACCCGCACGCCTTCTACCAGCGTATGCGCGAGCAGTTCGGGCCCTTGGTGCCGGTGGACCTGGCGCCCGGCGTGCCCGCCACGCTGGTCGTCGGCTACGAGGCGGCCCGCCGTATCCTCGGCGACCCGCAGCGCTTTCCCGCCGACCCGCGCCGGTGGCAGACCACCGTCCCGGACACCTGCCCCATCCGGCCGATGATGGAGTACCGGCGCAACGCCCTGCGCTCCGCCGGCGCCGAGCACACCCGCTACCGCGCCGCCAACTCCGCCGCGCTGCAGGCCGTCGACCAGCACGCGCTGCGTGACCACGTCGAGCAGGTCGCCGCCCAGACCATCAGCTCATTCGCTGCCGAGCGGAAGGCCGACCTGCTGGCCCAGTACGCCTGGCCGCTCGCCTTCCAAACGCTCAGCCACCTGCTCGGCTGCCCCGACGAGATCGGGCGGCGGATCGCGGACGGCATGTCCAAGATCTTCGACGGGGTCAACGCCTCCATCGGCAACCAGATCCTCGCCCAGGCCGTCACCGACCTCGTCGCCCTGCGCCGCGCGCATCCCTGCGACGACGTGACCAGCAGGCTCCTCGTCCACGTCGCGCGGCTGAACGACATCGAGATGGGCCAGCAGCTCATCACCCTCTACGGCGCGGGCATCGAACCGCTGACCAACCTGATCACCAACACGCTCCTGGAGATGCTCACCAACCCCGACTTCTCCGGGGACCTGCACGCCGGCGACGCCTCCGTCCGCGAAGCCCTGGACACCGTCCTCTACCGCGACCCGCCGCTCGCGAACTTCTCCATGAGCTACCCGCCCCGGCCCGCCGACGTCGGCGGCTACTTGCTCCCGGCCGACGAGCCGGTGGTCATCAGCTACGCCGCCTGCAACAACGACCCCGACCTCGGCGGGCGCGCCGCTGGGCAACCGCGCCCACCTCGCCTGGGGCGCCGGCCCGCACAGCTGCCCGGCCAGCTCGCACGCCTACCTCATCGCCGAGACCGCGATCCTCCACATCCTCGACGCCCTGCCCGAGATGGACCTCGCCGCCCGCCGCGAGGACCTCACCTGGCGCCCCGGCCCCTTCCACCGCTCCCTGGTCACCCTGCCCGTCACCTTCCCCACCAGCTGAAAGAGACCCCGACGTGCCCGAACAGC
The genomic region above belongs to Streptomyces marianii and contains:
- a CDS encoding sensor histidine kinase; protein product: MSTLAITTLVLLALAAVVAGAAAWLTRRRWLAARQQAHLLAREQRAAEQALDRLVHEVLPQIHRAGGRVAPPVLALELAGTAVGGRLELVVKATVGLAQAMVRDIQYAAHQEIEQAKRRGAEELRRVHTDAQAEIARVQANAVRSTEAAVRSVSSALVGMAARTSRRVSEGVREHQDDAAFETLAGIDRTVQQTLLVAQGWTVLAGGKLTRHWTTTTLTDVVRAAMGYVEDYQRVAPQELPLAVKTRVVGPVVHTLTLLLDNALRFSPPQSRVHVSFEQGHHGVTVIVDDSGLQMTPEQLDEARDVLTGQRTDDITQLGALPKTGFRVAAVLARAYGFRVDVQAPNALLGTRALLTLPQDLLTTAAEAAPPPAPAQAQAQAAHSVPQGALAPVPESRLALAPPAPGPEPFPAHPPAEERLAALGATGTTASGLTRRHRRGTPAPAPARRPVNAEPGRASVIAAWARGTHAARAERDAAPSPTPDEQGHEA
- a CDS encoding DUF742 domain-containing protein yields the protein MSRPRQDPDLVRPYVRTGGRTRPSTDVRLESVVFAATGTHPGLNADGRRLLALFAGARGGGLAVAEIASELALPPSTTRILVADLIGLGLMTLAQAQDADRPPVSLIERVLHGLRAHA
- a CDS encoding roadblock/LC7 domain-containing protein; the encoded protein is MSEKNIGWLLERLEETDGVEYAVLVAADGMSPDYTPRLPQEQAEKIAAITSTLWAASRAFDRETGGGGVRQFVMESVGHISLLIPAGENTMLAVRTSSPNADIGVISEAALRLAGSFGDQLGVKTRVTSSVEAPPA
- a CDS encoding GTP-binding protein, translating into MASALTPDRFVAPTVTATAKIVVAGAFGVGKTTFVGSVSEVPPVHMEETITRASALVDDLARTPQKSTTTVGVDFGRKHLGDDLVLYLFGTPGQARFRFLWEELLVGALGALVLVDPRDLDASHEILALLEEAEVAYAVAVNQFDGAPRYPLAEIHEALALEGHTPLSVCDARERASCMQALIQLTEYLARLEPRP